One window of the Actinomycetes bacterium genome contains the following:
- a CDS encoding ROK family transcriptional regulator: MLVGPENAHQSMLVRLLRDLGPVSRAELGDAVRLSRSKLAVELDRLTEIGLIEPRGLAASRGGRRSSIVDLAGGLRYLGIDIGATSVDVALTDAHLTVLEQVSEAIDVRTGPESVLAVVLELVGKLRAEDSALEVHGAGVGVPGPVSFRDGVPVAPPIMPGWNQYPVRSVLAQHLGCTVLLDNDVNIMALGEMHAGLARSVQDLLFVKVGTGVGCGIVVDGAVYRGASGSAGDIGHIRVDDDGPMCTCGNVGCLEAHFSGAALARDATEAARSGRSDLLAERLREAGTLTAADVAVAMAAGDAAALELVREGGRNLGLLLAGLVSFFNPGMVVLGGEVSMGLGHPLLAEIRSVVYRRSLPLATGNLPIVLSELGHQAGVVGAARMVSDSVLSHA; this comes from the coding sequence GTGCTCGTCGGCCCCGAGAACGCCCACCAGTCGATGCTGGTGAGGCTGCTGCGCGACCTCGGCCCGGTCAGCCGGGCCGAGCTGGGCGATGCGGTGCGGCTCTCCCGCTCCAAGCTCGCGGTCGAGCTGGACCGCCTCACCGAGATCGGTCTGATCGAGCCACGGGGCCTCGCCGCCTCGCGTGGCGGGCGCCGCTCCTCGATCGTCGACCTCGCGGGTGGCCTTCGCTACCTGGGCATCGACATCGGCGCCACCTCGGTCGACGTGGCGCTGACCGATGCGCACCTGACCGTGCTCGAGCAGGTCAGCGAGGCCATCGACGTGCGCACCGGCCCCGAGTCGGTCCTGGCGGTCGTCCTCGAGCTGGTCGGCAAGCTCCGCGCCGAGGACAGCGCCTTGGAGGTCCACGGAGCCGGGGTGGGGGTCCCCGGGCCGGTCTCGTTCCGCGACGGCGTCCCGGTGGCGCCGCCGATCATGCCGGGCTGGAACCAGTACCCCGTCCGCTCGGTCCTGGCGCAGCACCTCGGCTGCACCGTCCTGCTGGACAACGACGTGAACATCATGGCGCTGGGCGAGATGCACGCCGGACTGGCGCGCTCGGTGCAGGACCTGCTCTTCGTCAAGGTCGGCACCGGCGTCGGCTGCGGCATCGTGGTCGACGGTGCCGTCTACCGGGGGGCCAGCGGCAGCGCGGGCGACATCGGCCACATCCGGGTCGACGACGACGGGCCGATGTGCACGTGCGGCAACGTGGGGTGCCTCGAGGCCCACTTCAGTGGCGCGGCGCTGGCCCGGGACGCCACCGAGGCCGCCCGATCCGGACGCTCCGACCTGCTGGCCGAGCGCCTGCGGGAGGCCGGGACGTTGACGGCCGCCGACGTCGCGGTGGCGATGGCCGCCGGGGACGCCGCCGCACTGGAACTGGTCCGTGAGGGCGGCCGCAACCTCGGCCTGCTGCTGGCCGGGCTGGTCAGCTTCTTCAACCCCGGCATGGTGGTGCTGGGCGGCGAGGTCTCGATGGGCCTGGGACACCCGCTGCTCGCGGAGATCCGCAGCGTCGTCTACCGCCGGTCGCTGCCTCTCGCCACCGGCAACCTTCCGATCGTCCTGTCCGAGCTAGGACACCAAGCCGGTGTCGTCGGCGCGGCCCGGATGGTCTCCGACTCGGTGCTCAGCCATGCCTGA
- a CDS encoding sugar ABC transporter ATP-binding protein has product MPEPTTQPAADQPLLAMTGIVKEFPGVRALDGVDLDVRAGEVHALLGQNGAGKSTLIKVLAGAHQPDGGSITWLGEEVRLANPQAAMRRGVATIYQELDLVDGLTVAENVYLGHEDSRLMTRPAATNARTRDLLKRLGHSELSPGREVGLLSAAGKQIVSMARALSHDARLIIMDEPSAVLDSGEVDNLFRVIRDLSAQGVAVVYISHRLEEIRQIADRVTVLKDGRTVATGLIAAETSTPDLIRLMTGRSIEYVFPERPAAATTDPVLAVEGLSRAGEFADVSFSVAAGEIVGLAGLVGSGRSEILETVYGARRATAGSVTVDGRPLRNGSVRAAVNAGVGLAPEERKSQGLLLDQSVARNVSLSSLSRFTRLGFVRRRQEQAAAEELATSLEVRPTGVTRAARTLSGGNQQKVVLARWLLRGCRVLLLDEPTRGVDVGARSEIYALVRRLAADGVAVVVVSSEVEEVLGLADRVLVISEGRVVHEGRATDIDEHRVLDLVMEGSREMAEQ; this is encoded by the coding sequence ATGCCTGAGCCGACGACGCAGCCTGCGGCTGACCAGCCCCTGCTCGCGATGACCGGCATCGTCAAGGAGTTCCCCGGCGTCCGCGCTCTCGACGGGGTCGACCTGGACGTCCGCGCGGGAGAGGTGCACGCGCTGCTGGGCCAGAACGGCGCGGGCAAGTCGACGCTGATCAAGGTCCTCGCCGGTGCGCACCAGCCAGACGGCGGCTCGATCACGTGGCTCGGGGAGGAGGTCCGCCTGGCCAACCCCCAGGCCGCGATGCGACGCGGTGTGGCCACGATCTACCAGGAGCTCGACCTCGTCGACGGCCTGACCGTCGCCGAGAACGTCTACCTGGGTCACGAGGACTCCCGGCTGATGACCAGGCCGGCGGCCACCAACGCCCGGACCCGGGACCTGCTGAAGCGGCTCGGCCACTCCGAGCTCTCCCCCGGCCGCGAGGTCGGCCTCCTCTCGGCGGCCGGCAAGCAGATCGTCAGCATGGCCCGCGCCCTCTCGCACGACGCCCGGCTGATCATCATGGACGAGCCGTCCGCGGTGCTCGACTCCGGCGAGGTGGACAACCTGTTCCGCGTCATCCGGGACCTGTCGGCTCAGGGCGTCGCCGTGGTGTACATCTCGCACCGCCTCGAGGAGATCCGCCAGATCGCCGACCGGGTGACCGTCCTCAAGGACGGCCGGACAGTGGCGACCGGCTTGATCGCGGCCGAGACCTCGACACCCGACCTGATTCGGCTGATGACCGGCCGCTCCATCGAGTACGTCTTCCCCGAGCGTCCGGCCGCCGCCACGACGGACCCGGTGCTCGCGGTCGAGGGACTGTCCCGGGCCGGCGAGTTCGCCGACGTGTCGTTCTCCGTCGCCGCCGGCGAGATCGTGGGCCTGGCCGGGCTGGTCGGGTCCGGGCGGTCGGAGATCCTGGAGACCGTCTACGGCGCCCGCCGGGCGACCGCGGGCTCGGTCACCGTCGACGGCCGGCCGCTGCGCAACGGCTCGGTGCGGGCCGCGGTGAACGCGGGGGTCGGCCTGGCCCCGGAGGAGCGCAAGAGCCAGGGGCTGCTGCTCGACCAGTCGGTCGCCCGCAACGTCAGCCTGTCGTCGCTGTCGCGCTTCACCCGCCTCGGCTTCGTCCGGCGTCGCCAGGAGCAGGCCGCCGCCGAGGAGCTCGCTACGTCGCTGGAGGTCCGCCCCACCGGCGTCACCCGGGCGGCGCGCACGCTGTCCGGCGGCAACCAGCAGAAGGTCGTGCTGGCGCGGTGGCTGCTCCGGGGCTGCCGGGTCCTCCTGCTCGACGAGCCCACGCGCGGCGTCGACGTGGGTGCACGCAGCGAGATCTACGCGCTCGTGCGGAGGCTGGCGGCCGACGGGGTCGCCGTCGTCGTGGTCTCCAGCGAGGTGGAAGAGGTGCTCGGCCTGGCCGACCGGGTGCTGGTCATCAGCGAGGGCCGCGTCGTCCACGAGGGACGGGCGACCGACATCGACGAGCACCGCGTGCTCGATCTGGTCATGGAAGGCAGCAGAGAGATGGCAGAGCAGTGA